In Calothrix sp. PCC 7507, one DNA window encodes the following:
- a CDS encoding FAD-dependent oxidoreductase encodes MSNPIRVVCLGGGYVAMWLTKALRNAIIYKKVEMIVISRDNYHTYHGFIAEMLTGKIQPSQVASPARRIFEPAYFYNAEIENIDVIKQVITTSRSLDGRQYEVSYDHLVISLGSVDDLSRYPGIAEHAMKLKSFNDCYNIRNHIIQMLELAEIETDAEERSRLLTFVVAGGNYGGIEVATELADHFRILIKKEYRQIAPDEIKVIVIHSGERILSELVLRFPELVRYAENFLHEEFSNLEIITNTRIVAATPEEAILSNGERISTRTIISCTGTAQSPLLDKLPLERDKYGKIVTDEFVRVKGTNNVWAGGDCAAVPLPTGGTCPPLAIYALTCGYQIGSNILRSIESRKLKAYKFTGLGDAVSLGNRHAIAHLKGVPLYGFNAWVAWRIALFIFVPSWERKLRLLIDWSMWPFLGRDIISMKAQEKQSLKQAYFQPGQVIVKQGDIGRCLYLIRNGEVEVLQEMSNGEVIIQTLGSGKHFGEVTIVENSPQIATVRAKTSVQLVVIDREEALLLSNSLSAFNDTNRLLSSDTFAKENIEEYHAIASDTPRGSIAPVNSVMSATLEAAPWQELPSKSPARIGSSRILTRSESSQRSKFGSLGLASVVILVALSSATTYVLTSKKVATPEPRENAIASQKLEIIALGRLEPAGEIISVAGPVGERIGHLEVAEGDNVKNGQILAYLESYNERLQTRNLAAAKVREIQEQIKTDTLLRQVEAEKSQSEIEQVNTPQLLQIKSQQALIRKAEVELSEVIKTRDRFQYLSQQGAIAKQDFDNKQLIVRQAEENLNQAKATLEQLAQTRSSNIRTAQTAFKASQVNLARVDSHSGLEPAKNNLALAQAQLERSIIRAPQDGKVLKVFAHTGEAISQKSILQLGDTQQMFAVAEVYETDVSKVKFGQEAVITSPAFTKPIKGTVDKVGNLVFKNNIIGDDPTAEKDARIVEVKIRLQQSEQVANFSNLQVDVRIQLNNPGKIGAKP; translated from the coding sequence ATGAGTAACCCAATACGTGTTGTCTGTCTGGGTGGTGGCTATGTTGCCATGTGGTTAACGAAAGCACTGCGAAATGCCATCATCTATAAAAAAGTCGAGATGATAGTTATCAGTCGAGATAACTATCATACTTATCACGGCTTTATTGCTGAGATGTTGACTGGAAAAATTCAACCTAGTCAGGTTGCAAGTCCAGCTAGAAGAATATTTGAACCCGCATATTTTTATAATGCAGAAATTGAGAATATAGACGTTATCAAGCAAGTTATTACTACTAGTCGTTCTCTAGATGGAAGGCAATATGAAGTATCTTACGACCATTTAGTGATTTCATTAGGTTCGGTGGATGACTTATCAAGGTATCCCGGTATTGCCGAACATGCAATGAAATTAAAATCTTTTAATGACTGTTATAACATCCGCAATCACATCATTCAAATGTTGGAATTAGCGGAAATTGAAACAGACGCAGAAGAGCGATCGCGTTTGCTAACATTTGTAGTTGCTGGAGGGAATTATGGTGGTATTGAAGTTGCAACTGAGTTAGCTGACCATTTCCGTATTTTGATTAAAAAAGAGTATCGGCAAATTGCACCTGATGAAATCAAGGTAATAGTTATTCATAGCGGGGAACGGATTTTATCCGAACTAGTATTACGGTTTCCAGAGTTGGTAAGGTATGCTGAAAACTTTCTCCATGAAGAATTCTCTAATTTAGAAATTATTACTAATACTCGTATTGTTGCCGCGACACCAGAAGAAGCAATACTTAGTAATGGAGAGCGAATTTCGACTCGGACAATTATTAGTTGTACGGGAACAGCACAATCACCTTTATTAGACAAACTCCCGTTGGAACGGGATAAATACGGCAAAATTGTTACAGATGAGTTTGTCCGAGTCAAAGGAACAAATAATGTTTGGGCAGGAGGAGATTGTGCTGCGGTTCCTTTACCAACGGGAGGTACTTGTCCACCCTTAGCTATTTATGCTTTGACTTGTGGCTATCAAATTGGTAGCAATATTCTACGTTCAATCGAAAGTAGAAAACTAAAAGCTTATAAATTTACTGGACTTGGGGATGCTGTTTCTCTGGGAAATCGTCACGCGATCGCACATTTAAAAGGTGTGCCATTATACGGGTTTAATGCTTGGGTTGCGTGGAGAATAGCTTTGTTTATTTTTGTGCCATCGTGGGAGCGAAAGCTTCGACTTCTAATCGATTGGTCAATGTGGCCTTTTTTAGGTCGAGATATTATCAGCATGAAAGCGCAAGAAAAGCAAAGTTTAAAACAAGCATATTTCCAACCAGGACAAGTCATTGTTAAACAAGGAGATATTGGTCGTTGCTTGTATTTAATCCGCAATGGAGAGGTGGAAGTTTTACAAGAAATGTCGAATGGGGAAGTAATTATTCAAACTCTCGGTTCTGGCAAACATTTTGGTGAAGTAACTATCGTAGAAAATAGCCCTCAGATTGCAACTGTCCGGGCTAAAACAAGCGTGCAATTAGTCGTGATTGACAGAGAAGAAGCATTATTATTGAGTAATTCTTTGTCGGCTTTTAACGATACTAATCGCTTATTGTCATCCGATACATTTGCCAAAGAAAATATCGAAGAATATCATGCGATCGCATCAGACACCCCCAGAGGCAGTATCGCACCAGTTAACTCGGTCATGTCCGCGACTTTAGAAGCAGCTCCTTGGCAAGAGTTACCATCAAAATCACCAGCAAGGATTGGTAGTAGCCGTATATTAACAAGATCGGAATCGTCGCAACGTAGTAAGTTCGGTTCTTTGGGTCTAGCGTCAGTAGTCATACTTGTTGCATTATCAAGTGCGACTACCTACGTATTAACCTCTAAAAAAGTTGCTACTCCCGAACCGAGGGAAAATGCGATCGCATCCCAAAAGCTAGAAATAATCGCACTAGGACGCTTGGAACCAGCTGGAGAAATTATATCTGTAGCCGGCCCTGTGGGCGAACGAATTGGACATTTGGAAGTTGCGGAAGGAGATAACGTTAAAAATGGACAAATTTTAGCTTATTTAGAGAGTTATAACGAAAGACTGCAAACCCGAAATTTAGCCGCAGCTAAAGTTCGGGAAATCCAGGAACAAATTAAAACTGATACATTACTGCGTCAAGTTGAAGCTGAGAAATCTCAGTCAGAAATTGAACAAGTTAATACACCCCAACTCCTACAAATTAAATCGCAGCAAGCTTTGATTCGCAAAGCAGAAGTGGAATTAAGCGAGGTAATTAAAACACGCGATCGCTTTCAATATTTGTCTCAACAAGGTGCGATCGCCAAACAAGATTTTGATAATAAGCAATTAATTGTCCGTCAAGCTGAAGAAAATCTCAATCAAGCGAAAGCAACTTTAGAACAGTTAGCTCAAACTCGTTCGTCTAATATTCGCACTGCCCAAACAGCTTTTAAAGCTTCCCAAGTTAATTTAGCAAGAGTGGACAGTCATAGCGGACTAGAACCTGCCAAAAATAATCTGGCTTTAGCACAAGCTCAGTTAGAACGTTCAATTATTCGCGCTCCGCAAGATGGTAAAGTTCTCAAAGTTTTCGCCCACACTGGTGAAGCAATTTCTCAAAAAAGTATTTTACAGCTAGGTGATACACAGCAAATGTTTGCTGTTGCAGAAGTATATGAAACCGATGTGAGTAAAGTCAAATTTGGTCAGGAGGCAGTTATTACTAGTCCAGCTTTTACTAAACCGATTAAAGGAACTGTTGACAAAGTTGGCAATCTCGTATTTAAAAATAACATCATCGGCGATGATCCAACAGCAGAAAAAGATGCCCGAATTGTCGAAGTCAAAATTCGTTTACAACAAAGTGAACAGGTTGCTAATTTTAGTAACCTGCAAGTCGATGTCCGAATTCAGTTAAATAATCCGGGGAAAATAGGTGCGAAACCGTAA